A stretch of the Aegilops tauschii subsp. strangulata cultivar AL8/78 chromosome 4, Aet v6.0, whole genome shotgun sequence genome encodes the following:
- the LOC120963564 gene encoding uncharacterized protein codes for MTVVEAPSWAQPILNFLVSRELPSNEILARQVQHRAATYTIVNRELVRCSVASVFQRCVEQEKGKAILRDIHQDITVRYDVPHNIIIDNGTNLAKGALARFRVTRVILSDLESVSHPQSNGQIEQANGLILSDIKPRLVEPLERSASCWIEELPAVL; via the exons ATGACAGTGGTTGAAGCACCATCATGggcgcagcccatcctcaacttcctggtgagCAGAGAGCTACCATCTAACGAGATCTTGGCACGACAGGTGCAACACCGGGCAGCAACATACACAATAGTGAACAGAGAGCTTGTCAGGTGCAGTGTGGCTAGCGTCTTCCAGCGCTGTGTAGAGCAAGAGAAAGGCAAGGCAATCCTTAGAGACATCCACCAAG atatcaccgtcCGGTACGACgtaccacacaacatcatcatcgACAATGGCACCAACTTGGCCAAAGGTGCCTTGGCCCGTTTCCGCGTGACGCGGGTCATCCTGTCGGACTTAGAGTCTGTTTcacatccgcagtcaaacggccaaatCGAGCAGGCAAACGGCCTCATCTTGTCCgacatcaagccccgactggtcgagccgcTGGAGCGCTCGGCCAGCTGCTGGATTGaagagctgccggccgtcctctag